One window of the Candidatus Edwardsbacteria bacterium RifOxyA12_full_54_48 genome contains the following:
- a CDS encoding leucine--tRNA ligase → MTREYNFKEIEAKWQETWEREKTFRAHDDCDKPKAYYLEFFPYPSGSGLHVGHLKNYVPMDALCRYKSMSGFNVLHPMGWDAFGQPAENEAIKKGRNPRQMVPEYAANYKRTLKLAGCSYDWDREINSSLPDYYKWTQWIFILLYKKGLAYRDTAPINWCPACKTGLANEEVKEGRCWRCDTVVEKRPMPQWFFKITAYADRLLNDLEKLHWTEGMKEMQRDWIGRSEGAQVEFKIQNSELKIQVFTTRPDTLFGATFMVLAPEHPLVEDLTLPGNKAEVEAYIKKTQCETEIERLNTERTKTGAFTGSYAVNPVNGEKIPVWIADYVMMGYGTGAIMAVPAHDQRDFEFARKFGIPVRMVFRSEGGPAGPEEMTQAIPDGGTMVNSGQFDGLPNSKETISKFVKWLEENKKGAGKVNYRLRDWLISRQRYWGAPIPMIHCPKCGVVPVPENQLPVLLPEVENYHPSGTGESPLANIPEFVNIKCPQCHGPAKRETDTMGGFACSSWYFMRFTDPNNDKMFADREKLDKWLPVDIYAGGAEHARSHLLYSRFWTKVLFDEGYLNFTEPFLTLHNQGSLLAYTPGRKPRANENAENEGGEARLVDWIVLKPEEREGFPKDQMVWRWARMSKSKGNVVTPDEIAQKYGADSLRVYEMFMAPFEDDIQWTEEGINGSFRFVNRVWRWITTYQPVYQADWAAKIEQEDHLAVRSVRRKLHQTIKKVTDDMERFQFNTSVAALMELTNEVQDAFPVKEDMPATDHPCLVSEILETMTLLMAPFTPHMSEELWQMLGHKGTTYKAQWPKSDPQVAANEEITLVVQVNGKLRDRITVPADISDEELKKTALNSEQVKKYLVGVNVKKVVVVPKKLVNIVG, encoded by the coding sequence ATGACCCGAGAATACAACTTCAAAGAGATCGAAGCCAAATGGCAGGAGACCTGGGAGAGGGAAAAGACCTTCCGGGCTCATGACGATTGTGATAAACCCAAGGCATACTACCTGGAGTTTTTTCCCTATCCCTCGGGATCTGGACTCCATGTGGGGCACCTTAAGAATTACGTTCCGATGGACGCCCTCTGCCGTTACAAGAGCATGAGCGGCTTCAACGTGCTGCATCCCATGGGCTGGGACGCCTTCGGCCAGCCGGCCGAGAACGAAGCCATCAAAAAAGGGCGCAACCCGCGCCAGATGGTGCCAGAGTACGCCGCCAATTACAAGCGGACCCTCAAGCTGGCCGGATGCAGCTACGACTGGGACCGGGAGATAAATTCCAGCCTGCCGGATTATTACAAATGGACCCAGTGGATCTTTATACTGCTCTATAAAAAGGGGTTGGCCTACCGCGACACCGCCCCCATCAACTGGTGCCCGGCCTGCAAGACCGGCTTGGCCAACGAAGAGGTCAAAGAAGGCCGCTGCTGGCGCTGCGACACCGTGGTGGAGAAACGGCCGATGCCCCAGTGGTTCTTTAAGATAACCGCTTACGCCGACCGGCTGCTGAACGATCTGGAGAAGCTCCATTGGACCGAGGGCATGAAGGAGATGCAGCGGGACTGGATAGGGCGGAGCGAAGGAGCCCAGGTCGAATTCAAAATTCAAAATTCAGAATTAAAAATTCAGGTATTCACCACCCGGCCGGACACCCTGTTCGGAGCCACCTTCATGGTGCTGGCGCCGGAGCATCCCCTGGTGGAAGATCTGACCCTGCCCGGGAATAAAGCCGAGGTCGAAGCCTATATCAAGAAAACCCAGTGTGAGACCGAGATCGAGCGGCTTAACACCGAACGCACCAAGACCGGCGCATTCACCGGCAGCTACGCCGTCAACCCGGTCAACGGGGAGAAGATCCCCGTCTGGATAGCCGACTATGTGATGATGGGCTACGGCACCGGGGCCATTATGGCGGTGCCGGCTCACGACCAGCGTGATTTCGAATTCGCCCGCAAGTTCGGCATTCCCGTCCGGATGGTCTTCCGGTCGGAGGGAGGGCCGGCCGGACCGGAGGAGATGACCCAGGCCATTCCCGACGGCGGGACCATGGTAAATTCCGGACAGTTCGACGGCCTGCCCAATTCAAAGGAGACCATTTCCAAGTTTGTAAAATGGTTGGAGGAGAACAAGAAGGGGGCGGGCAAGGTCAACTACCGCCTGCGGGACTGGCTGATCAGCCGCCAGCGGTACTGGGGAGCGCCCATTCCCATGATCCACTGTCCCAAGTGCGGCGTGGTGCCGGTGCCGGAGAACCAGCTGCCGGTGCTGCTGCCGGAGGTGGAGAACTACCATCCCTCGGGTACCGGCGAATCGCCCCTGGCCAATATCCCGGAGTTCGTCAATATTAAGTGCCCCCAATGCCACGGACCGGCCAAACGGGAGACCGACACTATGGGCGGCTTTGCCTGCTCTTCCTGGTATTTCATGCGGTTCACCGATCCGAATAACGATAAGATGTTTGCCGACCGGGAAAAGTTGGATAAATGGCTGCCGGTTGATATCTATGCCGGAGGGGCCGAGCACGCCAGGTCTCACCTGCTGTATTCCCGGTTCTGGACCAAGGTGCTGTTCGATGAGGGCTATTTGAATTTCACCGAGCCGTTCCTGACCCTCCACAACCAGGGATCCCTGCTGGCCTACACCCCGGGAAGAAAGCCCCGGGCCAATGAGAACGCGGAGAACGAGGGCGGCGAAGCCCGTCTGGTCGATTGGATCGTTTTAAAGCCCGAAGAGAGGGAGGGGTTCCCAAAGGACCAGATGGTGTGGCGCTGGGCCAGGATGTCCAAGTCCAAGGGCAACGTGGTGACCCCGGACGAGATCGCCCAAAAATACGGAGCCGACAGCCTAAGGGTCTATGAGATGTTCATGGCGCCCTTCGAGGACGATATTCAGTGGACCGAGGAGGGGATCAACGGCTCTTTCCGGTTTGTCAACCGGGTGTGGCGCTGGATAACCACCTATCAGCCGGTCTATCAGGCTGACTGGGCCGCTAAGATCGAACAGGAAGACCACTTAGCAGTCAGATCGGTCAGGCGGAAACTGCACCAGACCATCAAGAAGGTCACCGACGACATGGAACGCTTCCAGTTCAACACCTCGGTGGCGGCCCTGATGGAGCTGACCAATGAGGTTCAGGACGCCTTTCCGGTCAAGGAGGATATGCCGGCGACCGATCATCCCTGCCTGGTTTCGGAGATATTGGAGACCATGACCCTGCTGATGGCGCCGTTCACCCCGCATATGTCCGAGGAGCTGTGGCAGATGCTGGGGCATAAAGGGACCACCTACAAGGCCCAGTGGCCCAAGTCCGATCCCCAGGTCGCCGCCAATGAGGAGATCACCCTGGTGGTCCAGGTGAACGGCAAGCTGCGGGACCGGATCACCGTTCCGGCCGATATCAGCGACGAGGAGCTTAAGAAGACCGCCTTGAACAGCGAGCAGGTAAAAAAGTATTTGGTTGGGGTGAATGTGAAGAAAGTGGTGGTGGTGCCCAAGAAGCTGGTGAATATTGTAGGGTAA
- a CDS encoding peptide-methionine (S)-S-oxide reductase, whose amino-acid sequence METAIFAAGCFWGVEADFQKLKGVISTEVGYTGGHTQDPTYQQVCTDTTGHAEAIRLTYDPAVISYDDLLKVFWENHNPTTPGRQGPDVGSQYRSAVFYTTPEQQKTAQASKEKLDGSHKYSRPIVTEITPAGEFYRAEEYHQQYYQKKGGGSCKF is encoded by the coding sequence ATGGAAACCGCCATATTCGCGGCCGGGTGTTTCTGGGGGGTGGAGGCTGACTTCCAGAAGCTCAAAGGGGTCATTTCCACCGAGGTGGGCTACACCGGCGGCCACACCCAGGATCCCACCTACCAACAGGTCTGCACCGACACCACCGGCCACGCCGAGGCCATCCGCCTGACCTACGACCCGGCGGTCATCAGCTATGATGATCTGCTGAAGGTCTTCTGGGAGAATCACAACCCCACCACGCCCGGCCGCCAGGGCCCGGACGTGGGCTCGCAATACCGCTCGGCCGTATTCTACACCACCCCGGAACAGCAGAAAACTGCCCAGGCATCAAAAGAAAAACTGGATGGGTCGCACAAATACTCCCGGCCGATAGTCACCGAGATCACTCCGGCCGGGGAATTCTACCGGGCCGAGGAATACCACCAGCAGTATTACCAAAAGAAGGGCGGCGGCAGTTGTAAATTTTAG
- a CDS encoding phosphoribosylformylglycinamidine synthase II codes for MTKHQEPAVDIKLAQSFGLSQEEFDSIQRIMGRTPSYTELGIFSVLWSEHCSYKNSKPLLKLFPTRAPQVLQGPGENAGIVDIGDGLGIAMKVESHNHPSAIEPYQGAATGIGGILRDIFTMGARPIALMDPLYFGSLDDAHVRHLFSGVVSGIADYGNCVGIPTVGGSVVFDESYTTNPLVNVMCLGLVENKKIMRGFASGPGNLVIAVGATTGRDGIHGATFASEELSEASSAKRPSVQIGDPFTKKLLLEATLELIESGLAVGIQDMGAAGLTSSSIEMASRAGTGLEMDMSQVPLREKGMTPYEIMLSESQERMVVVAPKENYDQIKAIFDKWELHCSSIGVVTNDGKVRIKWKDEVFADIPVKTLVDEAPVYQRESNRPGYLDKLKQFIQNDIKEPKDHNKSLNSVLSAPTIASKRWVYQQYDHQVRTNTAVLPGSDAAVLRIRGTNKAIGITTDCNGRYCYLNPFNGGAIAVAEAARNLACSGARPLGLTDCLNFGNPYKPEVFYQMKQAVEGLAQACKVLEVPVISGNVSLYNESLTHSVYPTPLIGMVGLIEDLSHITTQWFKQAGDVVFLAGDIKSQPDIGGSEYLKAVHGQVNGDAPAIDLEAEKKLHDFVRDAIRAGLVRSAHDCSEGGLAVALAECCFTPPLDPLLNKEGTGLVADLSGLPGRGDFKLFAETQTRIILSSRAADVEKLEALAKKQGVDILKLGTVGGEKLVIKDLIDIPVAEARKTWEEAIPNMMK; via the coding sequence ATGACCAAACATCAGGAACCTGCCGTAGATATAAAACTGGCCCAAAGCTTCGGGCTCAGCCAGGAGGAGTTCGACAGCATCCAGCGGATAATGGGGCGGACCCCCAGCTATACCGAGCTGGGCATCTTCTCGGTGCTGTGGTCCGAACACTGCTCCTACAAGAATTCCAAGCCGCTGCTGAAGCTGTTCCCCACCCGGGCGCCCCAGGTGCTGCAGGGCCCGGGGGAGAACGCCGGGATAGTGGACATCGGGGACGGTCTGGGGATCGCCATGAAGGTGGAGAGCCACAACCACCCCTCGGCCATCGAGCCCTATCAGGGGGCGGCCACCGGCATCGGCGGCATCCTGCGCGACATCTTCACCATGGGGGCCAGACCCATCGCCCTGATGGACCCGCTGTACTTCGGCTCGCTGGACGACGCCCATGTGAGGCACCTGTTCTCCGGGGTGGTCTCCGGCATCGCCGATTACGGCAACTGCGTGGGCATTCCCACCGTGGGCGGCTCGGTGGTGTTCGACGAGTCCTACACCACCAACCCGTTAGTCAACGTGATGTGCCTGGGGCTGGTGGAGAACAAGAAGATCATGCGGGGCTTTGCCTCCGGGCCCGGCAACCTGGTGATAGCGGTGGGGGCCACCACCGGCCGGGACGGCATCCACGGGGCCACCTTCGCCTCCGAGGAGCTGTCCGAGGCATCATCGGCCAAGCGTCCCTCTGTCCAGATAGGGGACCCCTTCACCAAGAAACTCCTGCTGGAGGCCACCCTGGAGCTGATCGAGTCCGGCCTGGCGGTGGGCATCCAGGACATGGGGGCGGCCGGGCTGACCAGCTCGTCCATCGAGATGGCCTCCCGGGCCGGGACCGGCCTGGAGATGGATATGTCCCAGGTTCCCCTGCGGGAGAAGGGGATGACCCCATACGAGATCATGCTGTCCGAATCCCAGGAAAGGATGGTGGTGGTGGCTCCCAAGGAGAATTACGACCAGATCAAAGCGATATTTGACAAATGGGAGCTTCATTGTTCCTCGATAGGGGTGGTCACCAATGACGGGAAAGTCAGGATCAAATGGAAGGACGAGGTCTTTGCCGACATCCCGGTAAAGACCCTGGTTGATGAGGCCCCGGTATACCAAAGAGAAAGCAACAGACCGGGTTATCTGGATAAGTTAAAGCAATTCATACAAAACGACATCAAGGAACCAAAAGATCACAATAAGTCGCTAAATAGTGTACTATCGGCCCCTACCATTGCCAGCAAACGCTGGGTGTATCAGCAGTATGACCACCAGGTGCGAACCAACACCGCGGTCCTGCCGGGGTCGGATGCCGCCGTCCTGCGGATCCGCGGCACCAACAAGGCCATCGGCATCACCACCGACTGCAACGGGCGGTATTGCTATTTAAATCCTTTCAACGGCGGGGCCATAGCAGTGGCCGAGGCCGCCCGTAATCTGGCCTGTTCCGGGGCCAGGCCCTTGGGCCTGACCGACTGCCTGAATTTCGGCAATCCCTATAAGCCGGAGGTCTTTTACCAGATGAAGCAGGCGGTGGAGGGGCTGGCCCAGGCCTGCAAAGTGCTGGAGGTGCCGGTGATCTCCGGCAACGTCAGTTTATACAACGAAAGCCTTACCCACAGCGTCTATCCCACGCCCTTGATAGGGATGGTGGGGCTGATCGAGGACCTGTCCCACATCACCACCCAGTGGTTCAAGCAGGCCGGAGATGTCGTGTTTCTGGCCGGAGATATAAAATCCCAGCCGGATATCGGGGGCTCGGAGTATCTTAAAGCGGTGCACGGCCAGGTGAACGGAGACGCCCCGGCCATCGACCTGGAGGCCGAAAAGAAACTGCACGATTTTGTCCGGGATGCCATCAGGGCCGGACTGGTCCGCTCGGCCCACGACTGCTCCGAGGGCGGTCTGGCCGTGGCCCTGGCCGAATGTTGTTTTACACCACCCCTTGATCCCCTCCTTAACAAGGAGGGGACAGGATTGGTTGCTGATCTGTCCGGCCTGCCCGGCAGGGGAGACTTCAAGCTGTTCGCCGAGACCCAGACCCGTATCATCCTGTCAAGCAGGGCGGCGGATGTTGAGAAACTGGAAGCATTGGCAAAGAAGCAGGGCGTTGACATTCTAAAGCTGGGCACGGTCGGGGGAGAGAAGCTAGTCATAAAGGATCTGATAGACATTCCGGTGGCCGAGGCCCGAAAAACCTGGGAAGAGGCCATCCCGAATATGATGAAGTGA
- a CDS encoding phosphoribosylformylglycinamidine synthase I, whose translation MKFAVITFPGSNCDYDCYRAVKDHLKCQVEYVWHRENSLNNCDCVILPGGFSYGDYLRTGAIARFSPIMKQVMDFAGQGGPVIGICNGFQILLESGLLPGAMLVNRSLQFICKTVHLKVENNTLPFTNRLTAGQLLRVPIAHKEGNYFADQRTIKELEDSGRVVFRYSDGSGRVDDSANPNGSVNNIAGITNQQGNVLGMMPHPERAMEQLLGSSDGSLVFDSIKNFLGAR comes from the coding sequence ATGAAATTTGCGGTGATAACCTTTCCCGGCTCCAACTGCGATTACGACTGCTACCGGGCGGTGAAGGACCATCTTAAATGCCAGGTGGAGTATGTCTGGCACCGGGAGAATTCGCTGAACAACTGCGACTGCGTGATCCTGCCCGGCGGCTTCTCCTACGGCGACTATCTTCGGACCGGGGCCATCGCCCGATTCTCGCCCATCATGAAGCAGGTGATGGATTTCGCCGGGCAGGGCGGCCCGGTGATCGGCATCTGCAACGGATTCCAGATCCTGCTGGAGAGCGGGCTGCTGCCGGGGGCCATGCTGGTCAACCGCAGCCTGCAGTTCATCTGCAAAACGGTTCACCTGAAGGTGGAGAACAATACCCTGCCGTTCACCAATCGGCTGACGGCGGGACAGCTGCTGAGAGTCCCCATCGCCCACAAGGAGGGCAATTATTTTGCCGACCAGAGGACCATAAAGGAACTGGAGGACAGCGGCCGGGTGGTATTCCGCTACAGCGACGGCTCGGGCCGGGTTGACGACAGCGCCAATCCCAACGGCTCGGTGAACAACATCGCCGGCATCACCAACCAGCAGGGCAACGTCCTGGGAATGATGCCCCACCCGGAGCGGGCCATGGAGCAGCTGCTGGGATCGTCCGACGGAAGCCTGGTATTCGACTCCATCAAGAACTTCCTGGGAGCAAGATGA
- a CDS encoding phosphoribosylformylglycinamidine synthase subunit PurS (With PurL and PurQ catalyzes the conversion of formylglycinamide ribonucleotide, ATP, and glutamine to formylglycinamidine ribonucleotide, ADP, and glutamate in the fourth step of the purine biosynthetic pathway) — MLTAEIHVTLKELVLDPQGTTLKRSMETMGYRDIEEVRMGKFIQVRFDSHDRKAVEKKVDQMCRQILSNPVIEQYSYSLREGE; from the coding sequence TTGCTGACAGCTGAGATCCATGTCACCCTGAAGGAGTTGGTGCTGGACCCCCAGGGCACCACCCTCAAACGCTCCATGGAGACCATGGGATACCGGGACATCGAGGAGGTCCGGATGGGCAAGTTCATCCAGGTGCGGTTCGACAGCCACGACCGGAAGGCGGTGGAGAAAAAGGTCGACCAGATGTGCCGGCAGATCCTGTCCAACCCGGTGATCGAGCAGTACAGCTATTCCCTGAGGGAGGGCGAATGA
- a CDS encoding CDP-diacylglycerol--serine O-phosphatidyltransferase, with the protein MKPKIKTPAFLPSVFTSGNLFCGVLAIIEAFNGNYYRGAWLIILAGFFDSIDGMVARLTHHYSRFGAELDSLSDVVSFVLAPMILIYPLALKNLGLWGSLTAFAFVVAGAIRLARFNANIKSLNEKEIFHGLPTPAAGGVVASFLLFSNAVGYDLSLVRFIPLVIILLSFLMVSDIEYPPIPKMADRSFKSYLIYGGFMLAILGIIKNPNLTLFPILTGYILFGLIWRIYRSSHMEKLKNKRRRKIADS; encoded by the coding sequence ATGAAACCCAAGATCAAAACCCCGGCGTTCCTGCCCAGCGTCTTCACCAGCGGAAACCTGTTCTGCGGGGTGCTGGCCATCATCGAGGCCTTCAACGGCAACTATTACCGGGGGGCCTGGCTGATCATCCTGGCCGGCTTCTTCGATTCCATAGACGGGATGGTGGCCCGGCTGACCCACCACTACAGCCGCTTCGGGGCCGAGCTGGACTCGCTGTCCGACGTGGTGTCCTTCGTGCTGGCCCCCATGATCCTGATCTACCCGCTGGCCTTGAAGAACCTGGGGCTGTGGGGCAGCCTGACCGCCTTCGCTTTCGTGGTGGCCGGGGCCATCCGGCTGGCCCGCTTCAACGCCAACATCAAGAGCCTGAACGAGAAGGAGATCTTCCACGGCCTGCCCACCCCGGCGGCCGGGGGGGTGGTGGCCAGCTTCCTGCTGTTCAGCAACGCCGTCGGCTACGACCTGTCCCTGGTGCGCTTCATCCCGCTGGTGATCATCCTGCTTTCCTTCCTGATGGTCAGCGACATCGAATATCCGCCCATCCCCAAGATGGCCGACCGCAGCTTCAAATCCTATCTGATCTACGGCGGGTTCATGCTGGCCATCCTGGGCATCATTAAAAATCCCAACCTGACGCTTTTCCCCATCCTGACCGGATACATCCTGTTCGGTCTGATTTGGAGGATCTACCGATCAAGCCACATGGAAAAATTGAAGAACAAAAGGAGAAGAAAAATTGCTGACAGCTGA
- a CDS encoding phosphatidylserine decarboxylase translates to MKLAPEGMPTIAIAGLFFVIALAAWLITKNQITAYLTLAFAVVALFMMFFFRDPARQGEYLPGRLISPADGKVVIVRETEDAFLFRKKVMQVSVFLSPLDVHINWIPISGRVVYQQYHPGKFFPAFEEKASLANEQMQLGIETPYGKILMKQIAGILARRVVCYPKLGDEVSAGQRMGLMKFGSRIDLLLPLGTKINVKVGDRVKGGVTVIGSMDGDI, encoded by the coding sequence ATGAAGCTGGCCCCGGAGGGAATGCCGACCATCGCCATCGCCGGGCTGTTCTTCGTCATCGCCCTGGCGGCCTGGCTGATCACCAAAAACCAGATAACGGCCTATCTGACCCTGGCCTTTGCGGTGGTGGCCCTGTTCATGATGTTCTTCTTTCGCGATCCGGCCCGGCAGGGGGAATATCTTCCGGGCCGGCTGATATCCCCGGCCGACGGCAAAGTGGTGATCGTCCGGGAGACCGAGGATGCATTTCTGTTCAGGAAAAAGGTCATGCAGGTCAGCGTCTTTTTATCTCCCCTGGATGTCCACATCAATTGGATCCCCATCTCCGGCCGGGTGGTATACCAGCAGTACCATCCCGGCAAATTCTTTCCGGCCTTCGAGGAAAAGGCCTCGCTGGCCAACGAGCAGATGCAACTGGGGATCGAAACCCCCTACGGGAAGATCCTGATGAAACAGATCGCCGGGATCCTGGCCCGCCGGGTGGTGTGCTATCCCAAACTGGGAGATGAGGTAAGCGCCGGGCAGCGGATGGGACTGATGAAGTTCGGCTCCCGGATAGACCTGCTGCTGCCGCTGGGCACCAAGATCAATGTGAAGGTGGGGGACAGGGTAAAAGGCGGGGTGACGGTGATAGGGAGTATGGACGGTGATATCTAA
- a CDS encoding adenylosuccinate lyase — translation MIERYTLPKMKAVWSEQNKFQKWLDIEILACEAQARLGRIPQKDLENIKARAGFDIARIDQIEAEVQHDVIAFLTSVNQQVGESGRFIHMGLTSSDVLDTAWAVLMKEAGRLLMDDLNKLSAVLKQRAWEHKDTLMMGRSHGIHAEPTTFGLKLAMWWQEIQRDILRMERAIETISCGKISGAVGTFAHIDPSVEEYVCQKLELKPEPVSTQIVQRDRHAEYLCTLGIIASTLDKIALEIRHLQRTEVREAEEPFSEKQKGSSAMPHKRNPIISERICGMARVIRTNALVGMENVALWHERDISHSSAERIVIPDSTIALDYILNKTIWLIEGLRVYPERMALNIESSGGLIFSQKLLLALVEKGISREDAYRIIQRNAMKVWEGGGNLKQLVLADAEVARSLDAKAIADVFDPESFIRNIGHIFKRIGLNGPN, via the coding sequence ATGATCGAACGCTATACCCTGCCCAAGATGAAGGCCGTCTGGAGCGAACAGAACAAGTTCCAGAAATGGCTGGACATCGAGATCCTGGCCTGCGAGGCCCAGGCCCGGCTGGGGCGCATTCCCCAAAAAGACCTGGAGAACATCAAGGCCAGGGCCGGCTTCGACATCGCCCGGATAGACCAGATCGAGGCCGAGGTCCAGCACGATGTCATCGCCTTTCTGACCAGCGTCAACCAGCAGGTGGGCGAATCGGGCCGCTTCATCCACATGGGCCTGACCTCGTCCGACGTGCTGGACACCGCCTGGGCGGTGCTGATGAAGGAGGCCGGCCGGCTGCTGATGGACGACCTGAATAAGCTTTCGGCGGTCCTGAAACAAAGGGCCTGGGAACACAAGGACACCCTGATGATGGGGCGCAGCCACGGCATCCATGCCGAGCCCACCACCTTCGGGCTGAAGCTGGCCATGTGGTGGCAGGAGATACAGCGTGACATTCTCCGGATGGAACGGGCCATCGAGACGATCTCCTGCGGAAAGATCTCCGGCGCGGTGGGCACCTTCGCCCATATCGACCCCTCGGTGGAGGAATACGTCTGCCAGAAACTGGAATTGAAGCCGGAGCCGGTGTCCACCCAGATCGTCCAGCGGGACCGCCATGCCGAATACCTGTGCACCCTGGGCATCATCGCCTCCACCCTGGACAAGATCGCCCTGGAGATCCGCCACCTGCAGAGGACCGAGGTCCGGGAGGCGGAGGAGCCGTTCTCGGAAAAACAGAAGGGCTCCTCGGCCATGCCCCACAAGCGGAACCCCATCATCTCCGAGCGGATCTGCGGGATGGCCCGGGTGATCCGGACCAATGCCCTGGTGGGGATGGAGAATGTGGCCCTGTGGCATGAACGGGACATCTCCCATTCCTCGGCCGAGAGGATAGTGATCCCCGACAGCACCATCGCCCTGGATTATATTTTGAACAAGACCATCTGGCTGATCGAGGGCCTAAGGGTCTATCCGGAGAGGATGGCACTGAACATCGAGTCATCCGGGGGGCTGATCTTTTCCCAGAAACTGCTGCTGGCTTTGGTGGAGAAGGGCATATCCCGGGAGGACGCCTACCGCATCATCCAGCGCAACGCCATGAAGGTATGGGAGGGGGGCGGAAACCTCAAGCAACTGGTTCTGGCCGATGCCGAAGTGGCAAGATCATTGGATGCCAAGGCCATTGCCGATGTATTCGATCCCGAAAGTTTTATCCGGAATATCGGACATATTTTTAAGCGTATCGGGTTGAACGGCCCCAACTGA
- a CDS encoding thymidylate synthase, which produces MREYLDLVKYVLDNGTVQKNRTGVSTYSCFGVFYKIDLQQGYPLLTTKQMYFNSMLHELLWYLSGQAHIRDLKTKTKIWDAWADADGRLETAYGRFWRRYPVPDSGVEGEKWGQRWTSMDPDSGGKVFDQIRYVVDILREIKENPTTPNLRRMVVSAWHPGNAAQSRLPPCHYTFCFSVSGDQLNCHLTQRSGDIALGIPFNLACYSLLTMMLAQETGYQAGEFAHTIIDAHIYENHLPGLKLQLEREPRPLPRVRIADKPLFDLKYEDVTLEDYQPHPGIKFEVAV; this is translated from the coding sequence ATGCGTGAATATCTGGACCTGGTAAAATATGTCCTGGACAACGGGACGGTGCAGAAGAACCGCACCGGCGTTTCCACCTACAGCTGTTTCGGCGTTTTTTACAAGATCGACCTGCAGCAGGGCTATCCCCTGCTGACCACCAAGCAGATGTATTTCAACTCCATGCTGCACGAACTGCTTTGGTACTTAAGCGGCCAGGCCCACATCCGCGACCTGAAGACCAAGACCAAGATCTGGGACGCCTGGGCCGACGCAGACGGCAGGCTGGAGACGGCCTATGGCAGGTTCTGGCGGCGTTATCCCGTGCCCGACAGCGGAGTGGAGGGCGAGAAATGGGGCCAGCGCTGGACCAGCATGGATCCCGACAGCGGGGGAAAGGTTTTCGACCAGATCCGGTATGTGGTCGACATCCTGCGGGAGATAAAAGAAAATCCCACCACCCCCAACCTGCGCCGGATGGTGGTCTCGGCCTGGCATCCCGGCAATGCCGCCCAGAGCCGGCTGCCGCCCTGCCATTACACCTTCTGTTTCAGCGTTTCCGGGGACCAGCTCAACTGCCACCTGACCCAGCGTTCCGGCGACATCGCCCTGGGGATCCCCTTCAACCTGGCCTGTTATTCCCTGCTGACCATGATGCTGGCCCAGGAGACCGGCTATCAGGCGGGGGAATTCGCCCATACCATCATCGACGCCCATATCTATGAGAATCACCTGCCGGGGCTGAAGCTGCAGTTGGAGAGGGAACCCCGGCCGCTTCCCAGGGTCAGGATCGCCGACAAGCCCCTGTTCGACCTGAAATACGAAGATGTGACCCTGGAGGATTATCAGCCTCACCCGGGAATAAAGTTCGAGGTGGCGGTTTGA
- a CDS encoding nitroreductase: protein MISLPAPSLTGKMPLEESLFKRRSVRDYADRPVTIAEISQLLWAAQGITTNKGNRTAPSAGACYPLVIYLAAGNVDSLRPGLYRYLPEPHQLEIISKGDIRESFSAAALGQKSIRSAPATIVIIVSYDKIDSRYKDRKIRYADMEAGHVGQNISLQAVALGLGTVMVGAFDDRSLKAVLNLGNQEVPLYLIPVGKPEIKKAR, encoded by the coding sequence ATGATAAGCCTCCCGGCTCCGTCGCTGACCGGCAAAATGCCGCTTGAGGAGTCCCTGTTCAAAAGGCGTTCGGTGAGGGATTATGCCGACAGGCCGGTGACCATCGCAGAGATATCGCAGCTGCTTTGGGCCGCCCAGGGAATAACCACCAATAAGGGGAACCGGACAGCTCCCTCGGCGGGAGCGTGCTATCCTTTGGTGATCTATCTGGCGGCCGGCAACGTCGACAGCCTTCGGCCGGGGTTATACAGATACCTGCCGGAACCCCACCAGCTGGAGATCATTTCAAAAGGGGATATCCGGGAAAGCTTTTCGGCCGCGGCGCTTGGCCAGAAGAGCATAAGATCGGCGCCGGCCACCATTGTGATAATTGTTTCATACGATAAGATCGATTCCCGTTACAAGGACAGGAAGATCCGCTACGCCGATATGGAGGCGGGCCATGTCGGGCAGAACATATCGCTGCAGGCAGTGGCCCTGGGACTGGGTACGGTCATGGTGGGCGCCTTTGACGATCGGTCCCTGAAGGCCGTTTTAAACCTGGGAAATCAGGAAGTGCCTTTATATCTGATCCCGGTGGGAAAGCCCGAAATCAAAAAAGCGAGGTGA